Genomic segment of Marinitoga litoralis:
TATCCCTCCTAGTTGTAATGATTTCAATTTTAATATTATTATATCATATAATGTGAAATAAATAATAAAATTAAAGTTAAAAAACTCTAATTTTATTATATCATGATATAATGAATTAAAGGGGGTAATAAAATGAAAATAGAAGCAAAAACTATAGAAGAATTTATAGAAAAATGTGGGGATAGAAAAGACGATATTATCTTTTTAGATAATTACATTATGAGTATATTGCCAAACATAAAAAGATATTTATATTCTTCTAAAAGTATTACTATGTTGTCATATGGTGAAGTTCCGTATAAGACTACAACATATGAAGGATTATTCCCGTTAATAGGTTTAACTCCTCAAAAAAACAATATTAGTTTATATATTACTATATGGAAAGATGGAAAAACATTACCAGAATTATATGGTAAAAAACTTGGAAAGGTTAGTGTTGGTAAAAGTTGTGTAAGATTTAAAAAAGTAGAAAATCTTGATTTGGATATATTAAAAGTAGCATTATTAGAAGCACATGAGTGGTGTAAGGAGCAAAAAAATGGATAATATATTTTTGGATATATTTAATGAAATTCTGCGTGAAGGGTCTGGAGATAATTATTTTACTGAAAAAGCATTTTCATATATAACTATACCTGAAAATCCAATAATTTTAGATATTGGATGTGGTTCTGGAAGTCAAACTATAAAATTATATGAGTTGTCAAATGGAGTTATATATGCAGTTGATTATTATAATCAGTATTTAAAAAAATTAGAAAAGAAAATAAATACAAATAATATTATAATTATACAAGGAGATA
This window contains:
- a CDS encoding DUF1801 domain-containing protein → MKIEAKTIEEFIEKCGDRKDDIIFLDNYIMSILPNIKRYLYSSKSITMLSYGEVPYKTTTYEGLFPLIGLTPQKNNISLYITIWKDGKTLPELYGKKLGKVSVGKSCVRFKKVENLDLDILKVALLEAHEWCKEQKNG